A genomic region of Pseudomonas migulae contains the following coding sequences:
- the dapE gene encoding succinyl-diaminopimelate desuccinylase, with protein MTAHADLSPTLQLAIDLIRRPSVTPVDADCQKQMMQRLGDAGFMLEPMRIEDVDNFWATHGKHDGPVLCFAGHTDVVPTGPVTAWQIEPFNALIDEHGMLCGRGAADMKGSLASMTVAAERFVADYPDHKGKVAFLITSDEEGPAHHGTKAVVERLAARKERLDWCIVGEPSSTTLVGDVVKNGRRGSLGAKLTVHGVQGHVAYPHLAKNPIHLAAPALAELAAEHWDHGNDFFPPTSFQISNVNSGTGATNVIPGDLVAVFNFRFSTESTVEGLQKRVADILDKHGLDWHIDWALSGLPFLTEPGALLDAVASSIKDITGRDTKASTSGGTSDGRFIATMGTQVVELGPVNATIHQVNERVLAADLDVLTEIYYQTLIKLLA; from the coding sequence ATGACGGCCCACGCCGACCTTTCGCCGACCCTTCAACTCGCCATCGACCTGATCCGCCGTCCATCCGTGACGCCGGTCGACGCCGATTGCCAGAAGCAGATGATGCAGCGCCTGGGCGATGCCGGTTTCATGCTGGAACCGATGCGCATCGAAGATGTGGATAACTTCTGGGCGACCCATGGCAAACACGACGGCCCGGTGCTGTGCTTCGCCGGTCATACCGACGTGGTGCCGACCGGTCCGGTAACGGCCTGGCAGATCGAGCCGTTCAACGCGCTGATCGACGAACACGGCATGCTCTGCGGCCGTGGCGCGGCGGACATGAAAGGCAGCCTTGCGTCCATGACCGTGGCCGCCGAGCGCTTTGTCGCCGACTACCCGGATCACAAGGGCAAAGTCGCGTTCCTGATCACCAGCGACGAAGAAGGCCCGGCGCATCACGGCACTAAAGCGGTCGTCGAGCGCCTCGCAGCGCGCAAGGAGCGCCTGGACTGGTGCATCGTCGGCGAACCATCGAGCACCACGCTCGTGGGCGACGTGGTCAAGAACGGTCGTCGCGGCTCCCTCGGCGCCAAACTGACCGTGCACGGCGTGCAAGGTCACGTGGCCTATCCGCACCTCGCCAAGAACCCGATCCACCTCGCCGCCCCGGCGCTGGCCGAACTGGCCGCCGAGCATTGGGACCACGGAAATGATTTCTTCCCGCCGACCAGTTTCCAGATTTCCAACGTGAATTCCGGCACGGGCGCGACCAACGTGATCCCGGGTGACCTGGTGGCGGTGTTCAACTTCCGTTTCTCCACCGAATCCACCGTGGAAGGCCTGCAGAAACGCGTCGCCGATATTCTCGACAAGCATGGCCTGGACTGGCACATCGACTGGGCGCTGTCCGGCCTGCCGTTCCTCACCGAACCGGGCGCGTTGCTGGATGCCGTGGCGTCGAGCATCAAAGACATCACCGGTCGCGATACCAAGGCGTCCACCAGCGGTGGCACCTCCGACGGTCGCTTCATCGCCACCATGGGTACACAAGTGGTCGAACTGGGCCCGGTCAACGCGACGATCCACCAGGTCAACGAGCGCGTACTGGCCGCCGACCTCGATGTGCTGACCGAAATTTACTACCAGACCCTGATCAAGTTGCTCGCCTGA
- a CDS encoding DUF4197 domain-containing protein codes for MFRPTLRFAGLCAGLMISASAMALSLSDLSQKDATGGLKDALTQGAQLAVKQLGTPGGFSNNPDVKIELPGKLGKVASKMKQFGMGDQVDQLETSMNKAAETAVTQAQPILVDAVKKMSVEDAKGILSGGNDSATQYLNKTSREQIRAKFLPIVKQATDQVGLAKQYNSFAGQAATMGVIDTKNANIESYVTEQALNGLFEMIGKQEETIRQNPAAAATSLAKKVFGTL; via the coding sequence ATGTTCCGCCCTACCCTTCGCTTCGCCGGCCTGTGTGCAGGCTTGATGATTTCCGCCAGCGCGATGGCATTGTCGCTCAGTGACCTGTCGCAAAAAGACGCCACCGGCGGCCTCAAGGATGCCCTGACCCAAGGCGCGCAACTGGCCGTGAAACAACTCGGGACACCGGGCGGGTTCAGCAACAACCCGGACGTGAAGATCGAACTTCCGGGCAAGCTGGGCAAGGTCGCCAGCAAGATGAAGCAGTTCGGCATGGGCGACCAGGTCGATCAACTGGAAACCAGCATGAACAAAGCGGCGGAAACCGCCGTGACCCAGGCCCAACCGATCCTCGTGGACGCGGTGAAAAAAATGTCCGTTGAAGACGCCAAGGGCATCCTCAGCGGCGGCAATGATTCTGCGACCCAATACCTGAACAAAACCAGCCGCGAACAGATCCGCGCCAAGTTCCTGCCAATCGTCAAGCAAGCCACCGACCAGGTGGGCCTGGCCAAGCAGTACAACTCGTTCGCCGGGCAAGCCGCGACCATGGGCGTGATCGATACAAAAAATGCCAACATCGAAAGCTACGTCACCGAACAGGCACTGAACGGCTTGTTCGAGATGATCGGCAAACAGGAAGAAACAATTCGCCAGAATCCTGCTGCGGCGGCGACCAGTCTGGCGAAAAAGGTGTTTGGTACGCTTTAA
- a CDS encoding putative RNA methyltransferase translates to MLACPICSEPLNAVDNGVACPAGHRFDRARQGYLNLLPVQHKNSRDPGDNLAMVEARRDFLNAGHYAPVARRLAELAAEYAPQRWLDIGCGEGYYTAQIAEALPNADGYALDISREAVKRACKRNPQLTWLIASMARVPLASGSCQFLASVFSPLDWEEAKRLLSPGGGLMKVGPTSGHLMELRERLYDEVREYTDDKHLALVPEGMALQHSENLEFKLTLASGQDRANLLAMTPHGWRASAERRAAVIDQVEPFEVTVSMRYDYFVLQ, encoded by the coding sequence ATGCTCGCCTGCCCGATCTGCAGCGAACCGCTGAACGCGGTGGACAACGGCGTGGCCTGCCCCGCCGGGCATCGCTTCGACCGTGCGCGCCAGGGTTACCTGAATCTGTTGCCGGTGCAGCACAAAAACAGCCGCGACCCTGGGGATAACCTGGCGATGGTCGAAGCCCGTCGCGACTTCCTGAACGCCGGCCATTACGCGCCGGTCGCCAGGCGCCTCGCTGAACTGGCGGCTGAATATGCGCCGCAGCGCTGGCTCGACATCGGTTGTGGCGAGGGTTACTACACCGCGCAAATCGCCGAGGCCTTGCCCAACGCTGACGGTTACGCGCTGGACATCTCCCGGGAAGCGGTCAAACGCGCCTGTAAACGCAACCCGCAACTGACCTGGTTGATCGCCAGCATGGCGCGGGTGCCGTTGGCGTCTGGCAGTTGTCAGTTTCTCGCCAGCGTGTTCAGCCCGCTGGACTGGGAAGAAGCCAAGCGCTTGCTCAGCCCCGGCGGCGGCTTGATGAAAGTCGGGCCGACCAGCGGCCATCTGATGGAATTGCGCGAACGGCTGTACGATGAAGTGCGTGAGTACACCGACGACAAGCATCTGGCCTTGGTCCCGGAAGGCATGGCTTTGCAGCACAGCGAAAACCTGGAATTCAAACTGACGCTCGCAAGTGGTCAGGATCGCGCCAACCTGTTGGCCATGACGCCCCACGGCTGGCGCGCCAGCGCCGAACGCCGGGCGGCGGTCATCGACCAGGTCGAGCCGTTCGAGGTCACCGTGTCGATGCGTTACGATTACTTCGTACTTCAATAA
- a CDS encoding YbaY family lipoprotein, with amino-acid sequence MKKLSLLAMTALLGACQSMQPAAKTSLDGEVFYLQRIALPPTATLSVSLQDVSLADAPAIVLDEQKGPVKGQVPLPFHLSYDPAQVKPGHRYSVSARIEVNGQLMFITTEHHAVQLDGSDPQPLKIRVDAAR; translated from the coding sequence ATGAAAAAACTCTCTCTATTGGCCATGACCGCTTTGCTCGGAGCCTGTCAGTCGATGCAACCTGCCGCCAAAACCAGCCTCGATGGCGAAGTCTTCTACCTGCAACGCATCGCCCTGCCCCCGACCGCCACCCTGAGCGTCAGCTTGCAGGACGTGTCTCTGGCCGACGCCCCCGCCATTGTGCTCGACGAACAGAAAGGCCCCGTCAAAGGCCAGGTGCCACTGCCATTCCATCTGAGTTACGATCCGGCACAGGTCAAACCCGGCCATCGTTACTCAGTCAGCGCGCGTATCGAAGTGAATGGCCAACTGATGTTCATCACTACCGAACACCACGCCGTGCAACTCGATGGCAGCGATCCGCAGCCACTGAAAATCCGTGTAGACGCCGCCCGTTGA
- a CDS encoding cold-shock protein has protein sequence MATRETGNVKWFNDAKGYGFIQRADGVDVFVHYRAIRGEGHRSLTEGQQVEYAVVTGEKGLQAEDVVGL, from the coding sequence ATGGCAACACGTGAAACCGGCAACGTGAAGTGGTTCAACGACGCCAAGGGCTACGGTTTTATTCAGCGTGCGGACGGGGTAGATGTGTTCGTGCACTACCGCGCGATTCGCGGTGAAGGCCACCGGTCGCTGACCGAAGGTCAGCAGGTCGAGTATGCGGTGGTGACGGGCGAGAAGGGGTTGCAGGCTGAGGATGTGGTGGGGCTGTAA
- a CDS encoding Fic family protein produces the protein MKKPPRLKGRTDPVFDLLGKSPHKERLSDYLALLKPLDDQGRYRPFNELRHRWAPGLDSSLCWALVKKARTAQYSSLLPLGEPLQWGNFVLTPLAQKAISAVDRQATTAALEFMTSQIGEHAHFSYLLNDLIEDEAISSSQLEGAATTTRVAKDMLKRKRLPRTPDERMVIGNYKMMNFAWEKRYEPLSVDLISAMHRVGVEGIDDAQYSPGQFRDNDDVVVQDGEGNTVHTPPPAAGLVSRLRVLSTRINQPHNDPEQPEYLHPLIKGIALHFALGYEHPFRDGNGRVARALFYWFMFKNDFSAFRYIAISILLRNAPVKYGRSYLNTETDDLDLTYFIDFQCAVILRAVSGFTEAYRKSLAYADSFDRWLLESGFFERLTEKQRAVFQVAKSGMAKEFTAVNVKENLDCSYNTASATLNGLVTLKVFEKRKMGREWVFFLRSGSTT, from the coding sequence ATGAAAAAGCCACCGAGGCTGAAGGGTCGGACCGATCCGGTGTTCGACCTGTTGGGGAAGTCTCCCCACAAAGAGCGCCTGTCGGATTACCTCGCCCTCCTTAAGCCGCTGGATGATCAAGGGCGCTATCGACCGTTCAACGAGTTGCGCCACCGCTGGGCACCGGGGCTGGATTCGAGCCTGTGCTGGGCGCTGGTAAAGAAAGCCCGAACTGCGCAGTACTCAAGCCTTTTGCCTTTGGGCGAGCCACTTCAGTGGGGCAACTTTGTGCTTACACCGCTAGCGCAGAAAGCCATCTCCGCCGTCGATCGACAAGCGACGACGGCCGCGCTGGAGTTCATGACCAGCCAGATCGGCGAGCATGCGCACTTCAGTTATCTGCTCAACGATCTGATCGAAGACGAAGCGATCAGCAGCAGTCAACTCGAAGGCGCGGCGACGACTACGCGGGTGGCCAAGGACATGCTCAAGCGCAAACGCCTGCCGCGCACGCCGGACGAGCGAATGGTGATTGGCAATTACAAAATGATGAACTTCGCCTGGGAAAAGCGTTATGAACCCCTGAGCGTCGACCTGATTTCAGCCATGCACCGGGTGGGCGTCGAAGGCATCGATGATGCGCAATATTCGCCGGGGCAGTTCAGGGACAACGATGACGTGGTGGTGCAGGACGGCGAGGGCAACACCGTGCACACGCCGCCGCCCGCAGCAGGGCTGGTGTCACGGTTGCGAGTGTTGTCGACGAGGATCAACCAGCCTCACAACGATCCCGAACAACCGGAGTACCTTCATCCTCTGATCAAAGGCATCGCCCTGCATTTTGCGCTGGGCTACGAGCACCCCTTTCGCGATGGCAATGGCCGGGTCGCGCGGGCGCTGTTCTACTGGTTCATGTTCAAGAATGACTTCTCGGCGTTTCGCTACATTGCGATCAGCATTCTGTTACGCAACGCGCCGGTGAAATACGGGCGGTCTTACTTGAACACAGAAACGGATGACCTCGATCTGACGTATTTCATCGACTTTCAGTGTGCGGTCATCCTGCGGGCTGTTAGCGGTTTTACCGAGGCTTATCGGAAAAGTCTGGCGTACGCCGACAGCTTTGATCGCTGGTTGCTGGAGTCCGGTTTTTTTGAGCGATTGACCGAGAAGCAAAGGGCGGTATTCCAGGTGGCCAAGAGCGGAATGGCCAAGGAATTCACGGCGGTCAATGTGAAGGAAAATCTGGATTGCTCTTACAACACCGCGTCGGCCACTTTGAATGGGCTGGTCACGTTGAAGGTGTTCGAGAAGCGCAAGATGGGACGTGAGTGGGTCTTTTTCCTGCGATCTGGATCAACGACGTGA
- the plsB gene encoding glycerol-3-phosphate 1-O-acyltransferase PlsB: MTRSPFRRLVFGTLRRLLYLWVRSETINQSSFTLNLDRSRPVFYVLQNPSLTDLAVVDTECSKAGLPRPVLPVSVGNLLEPAAFFYLTPEPDWLGRQDKRGAPPTLTRLVSALSQNAAEDAQIIPVSVFWGQSPDSESSPWKLLFADSWAVTGRLRRLLSIIVLGRKTRVQFSAPIHLRELIDHNKGHERTVRMAQRILRVHFRNLKAAVIGPDISHRRNLVKGLLNQPLVKQAILDEAERENISPEKAKAQALRYGNEIASDYTYTAIRFLEVVLSWFWNKIYDGIKVNHIEGVQKVAQGHEVIYVPCHRSHIDYLLLSYLLFRNGLTPPHIAAGINLNMPVIGSLLRRGGAFFMRRTFKGNPLYTSVFNEYLHTLFTKGFPVEYFVEGGRSRTGRMLQPKTGMLAITLRSFLRSSRMPIVFIPVYIGYERVLEGRTYLGELRGASKKKESIFDIFKVIGALKQRFGQVAVNFGEPIKLAEFLDSEQPDWRKQELGPQFKPAWLNETTNRLGEKVAQHLNEAAAINPVNLVALALLSTSRLALDDRAMARVLDLYLALLRKVPYSPHTTLPEGDGRALIEHVKDMNLLSEQSDALGKILYLDEQNAVLMTYYRNNVLHIFALPALLASFFQSASRMSREQILRYTRALYPYLQSELFIRWSLDELDAVIDQWLDAFVEQGLLRFENDVYLRPAPSSRHFVLLTLLSKSIAQTLQRFYMTVSLLLNSGQNSVSAEELEDLCTVMAQRLSILHGLNAPEFFDKSLFRHFIQTMLDLDVLKRDEAGKLSYHELLGELAEGAAKRVLPAEIRLSIRQVALHRSEDAADLATTQPEA; the protein is encoded by the coding sequence ATGACCCGTTCCCCGTTCCGCCGTCTTGTGTTTGGCACCCTGCGCCGACTGCTCTATCTCTGGGTTCGCTCCGAGACGATCAACCAGTCGTCGTTCACCCTCAACCTCGACCGCAGTCGTCCGGTGTTCTACGTCCTGCAAAACCCTTCGCTGACCGACCTCGCCGTGGTCGACACCGAGTGCAGCAAGGCCGGCCTGCCCCGCCCGGTGCTGCCCGTGTCGGTGGGTAATCTGCTGGAACCCGCCGCGTTCTTTTACCTGACGCCGGAGCCTGACTGGCTCGGTCGCCAGGACAAGCGCGGTGCGCCGCCGACCCTGACCCGCCTGGTCAGCGCCCTGAGCCAAAATGCCGCCGAAGACGCGCAGATCATTCCGGTCAGTGTGTTCTGGGGCCAGTCGCCAGACAGCGAATCGAGCCCGTGGAAACTCCTCTTCGCCGACAGCTGGGCGGTCACCGGACGGCTGCGCCGCTTGCTCAGCATCATCGTGCTCGGGCGCAAGACCCGCGTGCAGTTCTCCGCGCCGATCCACCTGCGCGAATTGATCGACCACAACAAGGGTCACGAGCGCACCGTGCGCATGGCCCAACGGATTCTGCGGGTGCACTTCCGCAACCTCAAAGCCGCGGTGATCGGCCCGGACATTTCCCACCGCCGCAACCTGGTCAAAGGCCTGCTCAATCAACCGCTGGTCAAGCAAGCGATCCTCGACGAAGCCGAACGGGAAAACATCTCCCCGGAGAAAGCCAAGGCCCAGGCCTTGCGCTACGGCAACGAGATCGCCTCGGACTACACCTACACCGCCATCCGTTTTCTGGAAGTGGTGCTGAGCTGGTTCTGGAACAAGATCTACGACGGGATCAAGGTCAACCACATCGAAGGCGTGCAGAAAGTCGCCCAGGGTCACGAAGTGATCTACGTGCCGTGTCATCGCAGCCATATCGACTACTTGCTGCTGTCCTACTTGCTGTTCCGCAACGGCTTGACCCCACCGCACATCGCCGCCGGGATCAACCTGAACATGCCGGTGATCGGCAGCCTGCTGCGCCGTGGCGGCGCGTTCTTCATGCGCCGTACGTTCAAGGGCAATCCGCTGTACACCTCGGTGTTCAACGAATACCTGCACACCCTGTTCACCAAAGGTTTCCCGGTCGAGTATTTCGTCGAGGGCGGCCGCTCACGCACCGGGCGCATGCTGCAACCGAAAACCGGGATGCTGGCGATCACCCTGCGCAGCTTCCTGCGCTCCTCGCGCATGCCCATCGTGTTCATTCCGGTGTACATCGGTTATGAGCGCGTGCTGGAAGGCCGGACCTACCTTGGCGAACTGCGCGGTGCGAGCAAGAAGAAAGAATCGATCTTCGACATCTTCAAAGTCATCGGCGCCCTCAAGCAGCGTTTCGGCCAGGTGGCGGTGAACTTCGGTGAGCCGATCAAACTCGCGGAATTCCTCGACAGCGAGCAGCCGGACTGGCGCAAACAGGAGCTCGGTCCGCAGTTCAAACCGGCCTGGCTCAACGAAACCACCAACCGCCTCGGCGAGAAAGTCGCGCAGCATCTGAACGAAGCGGCGGCGATCAATCCGGTCAACCTGGTGGCGCTGGCGTTGCTGTCCACCAGCCGACTGGCCCTGGATGATCGTGCCATGGCACGGGTACTGGACTTGTACCTGGCACTGCTGCGCAAGGTTCCGTACTCGCCGCACACCACGCTGCCGGAAGGTGACGGGCGCGCGCTGATCGAGCATGTGAAGGACATGAATCTGCTGTCCGAACAAAGTGATGCGCTCGGCAAGATTCTGTACCTGGACGAGCAAAACGCCGTCCTGATGACCTACTACCGCAACAACGTGCTGCACATTTTCGCGCTGCCGGCGTTGCTCGCGAGTTTCTTCCAGAGCGCCTCGCGCATGAGCCGCGAACAGATCCTGCGCTACACCCGCGCACTGTATCCGTACCTGCAATCGGAGCTGTTCATCCGTTGGTCGCTGGACGAACTGGATGCCGTGATCGACCAATGGCTCGACGCATTCGTCGAGCAGGGTCTGTTGCGTTTCGAGAATGATGTCTACCTGCGTCCGGCGCCGAGTTCGCGACATTTCGTGTTGCTGACCCTGCTGTCGAAGAGCATCGCCCAGACCCTGCAACGCTTCTACATGACCGTTTCCCTGCTGCTCAACAGCGGCCAGAACAGCGTCAGCGCCGAAGAACTGGAAGACCTCTGCACCGTCATGGCCCAGCGCCTGTCGATCCTCCATGGCCTCAACGCCCCGGAGTTTTTCGACAAGAGCCTGTTCCGGCACTTCATCCAGACGATGCTGGACCTCGATGTGCTCAAGCGTGACGAAGCGGGCAAGCTGAGCTACCACGAGTTGCTCGGTGAACTGGCTGAAGGCGCGGCGAAGCGGGTGTTGCCGGCGGAGATTCGTTTGTCGATCCGTCAGGTGGCGTTGCATCGCAGTGAAGACGCGGCGGATCTGGCCACCACACAGCCCGAGGCCTGA
- the tcdA gene encoding tRNA cyclic N6-threonylcarbamoyladenosine(37) synthase TcdA, protein MSTEDPRFAGIARLYGIEGLERLRAAHVAIVGVGGVGSWAAEAIARCGVGEISLFDLDDVCVSNANRQLHALDSTVGKPKVEVMAERLRGINPDCTVHAVADFVTRDTMAEYITPNIDCVIDCIDSVNAKAALIAWCKRRKIQIITTGGAGGQIDPTLIQVCDLNRTFNDPLASKVRSTLRRDYNFSRTVTRHYSVPCVFSTEQLRYPKPDGSICLQKSFVGDGVKLDCAGGFGAVMMVTATFGMVAATKAVDKIVAGVRRPADRVKPA, encoded by the coding sequence ATGAGTACAGAAGATCCGCGGTTTGCAGGCATCGCCCGCTTGTATGGCATCGAAGGGCTTGAGCGCTTGCGCGCGGCCCACGTGGCGATCGTCGGCGTCGGTGGCGTCGGTTCCTGGGCGGCGGAAGCCATCGCCCGTTGCGGTGTTGGCGAGATTTCCCTGTTTGATCTCGACGACGTCTGCGTCAGCAACGCCAACCGTCAGCTGCACGCGCTGGATAGCACTGTGGGCAAACCCAAGGTCGAGGTGATGGCCGAGCGTCTGCGCGGAATCAATCCCGACTGCACGGTGCACGCGGTGGCGGACTTCGTTACCCGCGACACCATGGCCGAGTACATCACCCCGAACATCGATTGCGTGATCGACTGCATCGACAGCGTCAACGCCAAGGCTGCGCTGATCGCCTGGTGCAAACGCCGCAAGATCCAGATCATCACCACCGGCGGGGCGGGAGGGCAGATCGACCCGACGCTGATTCAGGTCTGTGACCTGAACCGGACCTTCAACGACCCGTTGGCCTCGAAGGTGCGTTCGACCCTGCGCCGCGACTACAACTTCTCCCGCACCGTGACCCGTCATTACAGCGTGCCATGCGTGTTTTCCACCGAGCAGCTGCGCTACCCGAAACCGGATGGCAGCATTTGCCTGCAGAAGAGTTTTGTCGGGGATGGCGTGAAGCTCGACTGCGCCGGCGGGTTTGGCGCAGTGATGATGGTAACGGCGACGTTTGGCATGGTCGCGGCGACCAAGGCTGTGGATAAGATTGTGGCGGGAGTGCGGCGGCCGGCGGATCGGGTTAAACCTGCCTGA
- a CDS encoding glycosyltransferase, which yields MSSRKFGLNLVVVLAIAALFTGFWALINRPVTAPNWPEQISGFSYSPFQQGQYPQKEQYPTDDQMRRDLEIMSKLTDNIRTYSVDGTLGDIPKLAEEFGLRVTLGIWISPDLERNEREITRAIEIANSSRSVVRVVVGNEAIFRKEITAAELSVILDRVRAAVKVPVTTSEQWHVWEEHPELAKHVDLIAAHVLPYWEYVPVDKAGQFVLDRARDLKKMFPKKPLLLSEVGWPSNGRMRGGTDASPADQAIYLRTLVNKLNRQGFNYFVIEAFDQPWKASDEGSVGAYWGVFNAARQQKFNFEGPVVAIPQWRVLAIGSAVLALLSLTLLMIDGSALRQRGRTFLTFIAFLCGSVLVWIGYDYSQQYSTWFSLTVGFLLALGALGVFIVLLTEAHELAEAVWTHKRRREFLPVVGDSDYRPKVSIHVPCYNEPPEMVKQTLNALANLDYPDFEVLIIDNNTKDPAVWEPVRDYCATLGPRFKFFHVAPLAGFKGGALNYLIPHTAKDAEVIAVIDSDYCVDPNWLKHMVPHFADPKIAVVQSPQDYRDQNESTFKKLCYAEYKGFFHIGMVTRNDRDAIIQHGTMTMTRRSVLEELGWADWCICEDAELGLRVFEKGLSAAYYHTSYGKGLMPDTFIDFKKQRFRWAYGAIQIIKRHTASLLRGKDTELTRGQRYHFLAGWLPWVADGMNIFFTVGALLWSAAMIIVPQRVDPPLLIFAIPPLALFVFKVGKIIFLYRRAVGVNLKDAFCAALAGLALSHTIAKAVLYGFFTSSIPFFRTPKNADNHGFWVAISEAREEVFIMVLLWGAALGIFLVNGLPSNDMRFWVIMLLVQSLPYLAALIMAFLSSLPKPAVAAETAPAV from the coding sequence ATGTCATCGCGTAAATTTGGACTCAACCTGGTCGTGGTGCTCGCCATCGCAGCCTTGTTTACCGGCTTCTGGGCGCTGATCAATCGCCCGGTCACCGCCCCCAACTGGCCCGAACAGATCTCCGGGTTTTCCTACTCGCCGTTCCAGCAAGGCCAGTACCCGCAGAAAGAGCAGTACCCGACCGACGATCAAATGCGTCGCGATCTGGAGATCATGAGCAAGCTGACGGACAACATCCGTACTTACTCGGTCGATGGCACCCTCGGGGACATTCCCAAGCTGGCTGAAGAGTTTGGCCTGCGGGTCACCCTCGGGATCTGGATCAGCCCGGACCTGGAACGCAACGAGCGCGAAATCACCCGCGCCATCGAAATCGCCAACTCCTCCCGCAGCGTGGTTCGTGTGGTTGTAGGCAACGAGGCGATTTTCCGTAAGGAAATTACCGCTGCGGAACTGAGTGTGATCCTTGATCGCGTCCGTGCCGCCGTCAAGGTGCCGGTCACCACGTCCGAGCAATGGCACGTCTGGGAAGAACACCCGGAACTGGCCAAGCACGTCGACCTGATTGCCGCGCACGTCCTGCCTTACTGGGAATATGTCCCGGTGGACAAGGCTGGCCAATTCGTCCTCGACCGCGCCCGCGACCTGAAAAAGATGTTCCCGAAAAAACCGCTGCTGCTTTCGGAGGTTGGCTGGCCGAGCAACGGCCGCATGCGTGGCGGCACCGATGCGAGCCCGGCAGATCAGGCGATTTACCTGCGCACGCTGGTGAACAAGCTCAACCGCCAGGGCTTCAACTACTTCGTGATCGAAGCGTTTGACCAGCCGTGGAAGGCCAGTGACGAAGGTTCGGTGGGCGCGTATTGGGGCGTGTTCAACGCCGCGCGTCAGCAGAAATTCAACTTCGAAGGCCCGGTGGTCGCGATTCCGCAATGGCGCGTGCTGGCCATCGGATCGGCTGTGCTGGCCTTGCTGTCCCTGACCTTGCTGATGATCGACGGCTCGGCCCTGCGTCAACGTGGCCGCACTTTCCTGACCTTTATCGCGTTCCTCTGCGGTTCGGTATTGGTGTGGATCGGTTATGACTACAGCCAGCAGTACAGCACCTGGTTCAGCCTGACGGTCGGATTCCTGCTCGCACTCGGCGCGCTCGGGGTCTTTATCGTACTGCTGACCGAGGCGCATGAACTGGCCGAAGCGGTCTGGACCCACAAACGCCGGCGCGAATTCCTGCCGGTGGTGGGCGACTCGGACTACAGGCCGAAAGTCTCGATTCACGTCCCTTGCTATAACGAGCCACCGGAGATGGTCAAACAGACCCTCAACGCCCTGGCCAACCTCGACTATCCGGATTTTGAAGTCCTGATCATCGACAACAACACCAAGGACCCGGCGGTCTGGGAACCGGTGCGCGATTACTGCGCAACCCTCGGCCCGCGCTTCAAGTTCTTCCACGTCGCACCGCTGGCCGGTTTCAAGGGCGGCGCGCTGAACTACCTGATTCCGCACACCGCCAAGGATGCCGAAGTGATTGCGGTGATCGACTCGGATTACTGTGTCGACCCGAACTGGCTCAAGCACATGGTGCCGCACTTCGCCGACCCGAAAATCGCCGTGGTGCAGTCGCCGCAGGATTACCGCGACCAGAACGAAAGCACGTTCAAGAAGCTTTGCTATGCGGAATACAAAGGCTTCTTCCACATCGGCATGGTCACCCGTAACGACCGCGACGCGATCATCCAGCACGGCACCATGACCATGACCCGGCGCTCGGTGCTCGAGGAGCTTGGCTGGGCCGACTGGTGCATCTGTGAAGACGCCGAACTGGGCCTGCGCGTGTTCGAGAAAGGTTTGTCGGCCGCGTACTACCACACCAGCTACGGCAAAGGCTTGATGCCCGATACCTTTATCGACTTCAAGAAACAGCGTTTCCGCTGGGCCTACGGTGCAATTCAGATCATCAAGCGTCACACCGCGAGTTTGCTGCGCGGCAAGGACACCGAACTGACCCGTGGCCAGCGCTACCACTTCCTCGCGGGCTGGTTGCCGTGGGTCGCGGACGGCATGAACATCTTCTTCACCGTCGGCGCGCTGTTGTGGTCGGCGGCGATGATCATCGTGCCGCAGCGCGTCGACCCACCGTTGCTGATTTTCGCGATCCCGCCATTGGCGCTGTTCGTGTTCAAGGTCGGCAAGATCATCTTCCTTTACCGTCGCGCGGTTGGCGTGAACCTGAAGGATGCGTTCTGCGCGGCGCTGGCCGGTCTGGCGTTGTCGCACACCATCGCCAAAGCGGTGTTGTACGGCTTCTTCACCAGCAGCATTCCGTTCTTCCGCACGCCGAAAAACGCCGATAACCATGGCTTCTGGGTGGCGATTTCGGAGGCCCGTGAAGAGGTATTCATCATGGTGTTGTTGTGGGGCGCGGCGCTGGGGATCTTCCTGGTGAACGGGCTGCCGAGCAACGACATGCGCTTCTGGGTGATCATGTTGCTGGTGCAGTCGCTGCCGTACCTGGCGGCGCTGATCATGGCGTTCCTGTCTTCTCTGCCGAAACCGGCTGTGGCGGCTGAAACGGCACCGGCAGTCTAA